GTTACTTTATAAAAAGAACAAGGGTCTTTAAAATGTAAGTGTTCGCTAAACGATCGAAATCTTAGCTTATGAAAGAAACAATTATTTCCAATCTCCAGGCCGTTCACCAACGGATCAAAGCTGCCTGTGCGTTGGCGGGCCGTGATGTGCAGGATGTTCAGCTCCTGCTTGCTACGAAAACAGTGCCTCCGGAGAAAATACGGATGGCCATCGAAGCCGGCGAAACCCTGATCGGTGAAAACAAAGTCCAGGAGTTCCGTGATAAACACGAAGCCTTAAAAGACCTGCGCGTCGAACGCCATTTTATCGGACATTTGCAAACCAATAAGGTCAAAGATGTCCTAAAATATGTAAGTTGCATCCAGTCGCTGGACCGCCTGCCGCTTGCGCAGGAGCTGGACAAGCGCCTGCAAAGCGAGGGCCGGCGCCTCGATGTCTTTATACAGGTCAACACCTCTTATGAAGAAAGCAAATTCGGGGTAGCGCCCGATGCCGTCGAATACCTGGTCAAACAGGTACAGGCCTTTGATACCTTACATATAAAAGGACTGATGACCATCGGTTTGCTGGATGTGGAAGTGGAGAAAATGCGGCCTTCTCTGAGCTTGCTAAGAGAGATCAAAACACGTTTGGGAATGGAGCATTTGAAATTATCCATGGGCATGTCGCAAGACCTGGAACTCGCAATTGCCGAAGGGTCCAACATGGTGCGCGTAGGTACTTCCATCTTTGGAAATCGCTTTTTGGGCAAGGAAATCTGGAATGAAAACGAAATAATATCATGAGTGTATACGACCTTACTATACAGGAGACGGTCAATGTTGATTTTGAAGAGATCTTCTTTACAGCTGAAAACAAAGCTGCGCTCAGCCAGGTGATCAAAGAATATAAATACCTTGATGAGCTGAAGAAATATGGCTTGCAAATCGACAATAAGATCCTTTTACACGGACAATCTGGCTGTGGTAAAACAACGACAGCCAAGGCTATTGCTACTGCCCTGAAAAAGAAGATCACGATCGTGAACCTGAGTAATCTCGTATCTTCCCGGATTGGTGAAACGTCTAAAAACCTGCAATCGCTTTTCGCACTGTCGGCCAGGCAACAGTCTGTACTCTTCCTCGATGAGTTTGACCTGATGGGGAAGACGAGAGATAATAATGAAGACAATGATGTGGGAGAAATGCGCAGGCTCGTCAACTCTCTCATACAGGAAATAGATTACCTGCCGGCAGAATGCCTGCTGATCTGTGCGACGAACCATTATGAGATGATTGATCCGGCCATCCTGCGCAGGTTCCAGTTAAAGATCAAGTATGAATTGCCTGCGGATGAAGAGCTGGATGGATATTATGAGAAGATGCTAATGCCATTTCCGGAACATCTGCAGGACCTGGACAGGAAATATGGGATCTCTTATGCAGAAGTGAAGGATTACATTCATACGACTATGAAGAAACGAATCATCGCGGAATTGGAGGCGAAGAACCAACACACCCCAATTCAATAATATAAATTTAAAACGCCATCGCAACACCATGCTTCGCCCCTGGAAAATAGAAATACAATTAGATGCGCAATCCGAAAAAGCGATTTATCTCCAAATCGCTGATGTGATCATCCAGGATATTCAGACCGGCAGGTTAAAAGCAGGCGATGCGCTGCCCGGTA
This window of the Chitinophaga sancti genome carries:
- a CDS encoding YggS family pyridoxal phosphate-dependent enzyme, translating into MKETIISNLQAVHQRIKAACALAGRDVQDVQLLLATKTVPPEKIRMAIEAGETLIGENKVQEFRDKHEALKDLRVERHFIGHLQTNKVKDVLKYVSCIQSLDRLPLAQELDKRLQSEGRRLDVFIQVNTSYEESKFGVAPDAVEYLVKQVQAFDTLHIKGLMTIGLLDVEVEKMRPSLSLLREIKTRLGMEHLKLSMGMSQDLELAIAEGSNMVRVGTSIFGNRFLGKEIWNENEIIS
- a CDS encoding AAA family ATPase; this encodes MSVYDLTIQETVNVDFEEIFFTAENKAALSQVIKEYKYLDELKKYGLQIDNKILLHGQSGCGKTTTAKAIATALKKKITIVNLSNLVSSRIGETSKNLQSLFALSARQQSVLFLDEFDLMGKTRDNNEDNDVGEMRRLVNSLIQEIDYLPAECLLICATNHYEMIDPAILRRFQLKIKYELPADEELDGYYEKMLMPFPEHLQDLDRKYGISYAEVKDYIHTTMKKRIIAELEAKNQHTPIQ